A genome region from Deltaproteobacteria bacterium includes the following:
- a CDS encoding PAS domain-containing protein produces MAGVKLRVILVVLSFLSFLSVSVAGYVYLRSLGDSASKEAEKDSALQAERIRNGVSSFLAENLKTARALAGLKEMGEVLSRPRGPSVARANAVLDHFRDALAADVCYVMDRVGTTVASSNRDAPDSFVGNNFAFRPYWRQAIRGSPSTYMAQGVTSKARGVYFSHPVYDGPGDPPIGVAVIKISTERIEEEFRQGGEGIVLLADPKGIVFAANRREWLYRSLHSLTQEDIEEVSRSQQFGPGPWEWSGLSILGDGTARDRSGAEYRFSRLDVSTYPGWSVVHLRDLRSVSRRISAPLFRVTAPIILALCFLIGLSVLFLYRRANDDIVRRRAAEEALREAQEKLTRHSGELERQVKERTRRFTSILRHTPAVVYVKDREGRYIYVNPRFTELFGVRNAEVRGRTDFDVFPREFAGALRENDRKVFDGRKPVQAEETFPQGDDSRIYLTTRFPIYDEAGEVATLCGISTDISGIKRAEDQLRRLSDSIIAGQEKERAAVARELHDEFGQVLTALALDSAWLRDRLKDADPAASRQAQAMCGIIDKAIDEVRGIATRLRPGALDNLGLVDALDWYIRDFEKRSRIRCVYRPRGVPRIADKAATAVYRIAQEALTNVARHSGATRVDVALRVEEGALLLSVEDDGKGFDTDRLDESKGLGVVGMRERASLIGGTLSIGNRPGGGARIDLRLPLRVAKGEPA; encoded by the coding sequence ATGGCCGGCGTGAAGCTCCGCGTCATCCTCGTGGTCCTGTCGTTCCTCTCCTTCCTCTCCGTCTCCGTCGCGGGATACGTCTACCTCCGCTCCCTCGGGGATTCGGCCTCCAAGGAGGCCGAGAAGGACAGCGCGCTCCAGGCCGAGCGGATCCGGAACGGCGTCTCCTCCTTCCTGGCGGAGAACCTGAAGACGGCGCGGGCATTGGCCGGCCTGAAGGAGATGGGGGAGGTCCTGTCCCGTCCCCGCGGACCTTCCGTCGCGCGGGCGAACGCCGTGCTCGACCATTTCCGGGACGCCCTCGCGGCGGACGTCTGCTACGTCATGGACCGCGTCGGGACGACCGTCGCGTCCAGCAACCGGGACGCCCCCGACAGCTTCGTGGGGAACAATTTCGCCTTCCGTCCGTACTGGAGGCAGGCGATCCGCGGGTCGCCGTCCACCTACATGGCTCAGGGGGTGACGTCGAAGGCCCGCGGCGTGTACTTCAGCCACCCGGTGTACGACGGACCGGGCGACCCTCCCATCGGCGTCGCGGTGATCAAGATCTCGACGGAGCGGATCGAGGAGGAGTTCCGCCAGGGGGGCGAGGGGATCGTCCTCCTCGCGGACCCCAAGGGGATCGTCTTCGCCGCGAACCGGCGGGAGTGGCTTTACCGATCCCTGCACAGCCTCACCCAGGAGGACATTGAAGAGGTGTCGCGGTCGCAGCAGTTCGGGCCGGGGCCGTGGGAGTGGAGCGGACTTTCGATCCTCGGCGACGGGACGGCGCGGGACCGGAGCGGCGCGGAGTACCGGTTCTCCCGGCTGGACGTATCGACGTATCCCGGCTGGAGCGTGGTCCACCTCCGCGACCTCCGGTCCGTCTCGCGGAGGATCTCCGCCCCGCTGTTCCGGGTCACGGCCCCGATCATCCTGGCCCTCTGTTTCCTGATCGGGCTCTCCGTCCTGTTCCTCTACCGGCGGGCGAACGACGACATCGTCCGGAGGAGGGCCGCGGAGGAGGCGTTGCGGGAGGCACAGGAGAAGCTCACGCGGCATTCGGGGGAGCTCGAGCGGCAGGTGAAGGAGCGGACCCGCCGGTTCACGAGCATCCTCCGGCACACGCCCGCCGTCGTGTACGTCAAGGACCGGGAGGGGCGGTACATCTACGTCAACCCCCGGTTCACGGAGCTGTTCGGGGTCCGGAACGCGGAGGTGCGCGGCCGGACCGACTTCGACGTCTTCCCCCGCGAATTCGCCGGCGCGCTCCGCGAGAACGACCGGAAGGTCTTCGACGGCCGAAAACCGGTCCAGGCGGAGGAGACGTTCCCGCAGGGCGACGATTCGCGCATCTACCTCACCACGCGCTTCCCGATCTACGACGAGGCGGGGGAGGTCGCGACCCTTTGCGGGATCTCCACCGACATCTCCGGGATCAAGCGGGCGGAGGACCAGCTGCGGCGGCTGTCCGACAGCATCATCGCGGGACAGGAGAAGGAGCGCGCCGCCGTGGCGCGCGAGCTCCACGACGAGTTCGGCCAGGTGCTGACGGCGCTCGCCCTCGACTCGGCGTGGCTCCGGGACCGCCTGAAGGACGCGGATCCCGCGGCGTCGCGGCAGGCCCAGGCGATGTGCGGCATCATCGACAAGGCGATCGACGAGGTCCGGGGGATCGCCACCCGTCTCCGTCCGGGCGCGCTTGACAACCTCGGGCTGGTCGACGCGCTCGACTGGTATATACGGGACTTCGAGAAGCGTTCGAGGATACGATGCGTCTATCGTCCCCGCGGCGTGCCCCGGATCGCGGACAAGGCGGCGACCGCCGTCTACCGGATCGCCCAGGAGGCGTTGACGAACGTGGCGCGCCACTCCGGAGCGACGCGGGTCGACGTCGCGCTCCGCGTGGAGGAGGGCGCCCTCCTGCTTTCGGTGGAGGACGACGGGAAGGGGTTCGACACGGACCGGCTGGACGAATCGAAGGGGCTCGGGGTGGTCGGGATGCGGGAGCGCGCGTCGTTGATCGGGGGAACGCTGTCGATCGGCAACCGACCGGGCGGAGGGGCCCGGATCGACCTGCGGCTCCCGCTCCGCGTCGCGAAAGGGGAGCCGGCGTGA
- the bamD gene encoding outer membrane protein assembly factor BamD: MRIFLATGTILSLLLSAGCSDKLSRQTGLTDADLLARGQKKAEQKKHKDAAEAFQTLIERFPTSPLASRAQFALAESRMANREEIEAEVAFDDFLRLYPADPKVPDALFLKGKLLSGQLLPPGRDQGKTQEALKAYSQFLEKAPGSPRAAEAGKRIAELRNRLALHEGAVIDHFLSRKRFDSAEARALRALEAYPDVPATPDLMLLLSRALDRQGKKEEAAKVRSTLAAKYPGRGGGKR; this comes from the coding sequence ATGCGCATTTTCCTCGCCACCGGAACGATCCTGTCCCTCCTCCTCTCCGCCGGGTGCTCCGACAAACTCTCCCGCCAGACGGGACTCACCGACGCGGACCTGCTCGCGCGCGGACAGAAGAAGGCGGAGCAGAAGAAGCACAAGGACGCCGCGGAGGCGTTCCAGACGCTCATCGAGCGGTTCCCCACCTCGCCGCTGGCCTCGCGCGCGCAGTTCGCGCTCGCCGAAAGCCGCATGGCGAACCGGGAGGAGATCGAGGCGGAGGTGGCGTTCGACGATTTTCTCCGCCTCTACCCCGCGGACCCGAAGGTCCCGGACGCCCTCTTCCTCAAGGGGAAGCTTCTCTCGGGGCAGCTCCTGCCTCCCGGGCGGGACCAGGGGAAGACGCAGGAGGCGCTGAAAGCGTATTCGCAGTTCCTCGAAAAGGCGCCGGGATCCCCCCGCGCGGCGGAGGCCGGGAAAAGAATCGCGGAGCTCCGGAACCGCCTCGCCCTCCATGAGGGGGCGGTGATCGACCACTTCCTTTCGCGGAAACGGTTCGACAGCGCCGAGGCGCGGGCCCTCCGCGCGCTGGAGGCGTACCCCGACGTGCCGGCCACGCCGGACCTGATGCTTCTCCTTTCGCGCGCGCTCGACCGGCAGGGGAAGAAGGAGGAGGCGGCCAAGGTGCGCAGCACCCTGGCGGCGAAATACCCGGGGCGCGGGGGAGGAAAGCGTTGA
- a CDS encoding tetratricopeptide repeat protein — protein sequence MSRELAALIRMGKSAFTEADCRRAERHLQEALSGGADYPDLHYTLGLIEHQRGNYRQAVERFGKAIALNPDYTEALLSQSITLNDMGRYEEAREAYDRAAGILSRHGTPPGENLVRGRIANLHKELGELYLALGRQEEAISHFRNALAAAPEYPDIRVRLVAALREAGRPEEAMAEVEAFLAGAPGNAAALIQKGVLHYLAGNRGPARRCWEEALYRDPLNKIVQVYLNAIDRESPPG from the coding sequence TTGAGCCGCGAACTGGCGGCGCTGATCCGGATGGGGAAGAGCGCCTTCACCGAGGCGGACTGCCGGAGGGCGGAGCGCCACCTCCAGGAGGCGCTGTCCGGGGGGGCCGACTACCCCGACCTCCACTACACCCTGGGGCTCATCGAGCACCAGCGCGGGAACTACCGGCAGGCGGTCGAACGGTTCGGGAAGGCGATCGCCCTGAACCCCGACTACACCGAAGCCCTGCTGTCGCAGTCGATCACCCTGAACGACATGGGACGGTACGAGGAGGCGCGGGAGGCGTACGACCGCGCCGCCGGGATCCTGTCCCGGCACGGGACTCCTCCCGGGGAGAACCTGGTCCGCGGCCGGATCGCCAACCTCCACAAGGAGCTCGGGGAGCTGTACCTCGCCCTCGGCCGGCAGGAGGAGGCGATCTCGCACTTCCGGAACGCGCTCGCGGCCGCGCCGGAATACCCCGACATCCGCGTGCGGCTGGTCGCGGCGCTGCGGGAGGCGGGGCGGCCGGAGGAGGCGATGGCCGAGGTGGAGGCGTTTCTCGCGGGGGCGCCGGGAAACGCGGCGGCCCTGATCCAGAAGGGGGTGCTCCACTACCTCGCGGGAAACCGCGGACCGGCGCGCCGGTGCTGGGAGGAGGCGCTGTACCGGGACCCGCTCAACAAGATCGTGCAGGTGTACCTGAACGCGATCGACCGGGAGTCGCCTCCCGGCTGA
- the alaS gene encoding alanine--tRNA ligase translates to MAKTGAQLRSAFLAYFERNGHKVLPSSSLVPANDPTLLFTNSGMVQFKEYFLGLSSADWKRAATSQRCLRVSGKHNDLENVGYTARHHTLFEMLGNFSFGDYFKKDAIFYGWDFLTREVGLDGGRMTVSVFREDDEAYDLWHKTMGIPASRIVRFDEKDNFWAMGPTGPCGPCSEILYDQGEGVGCGKPGCAVGCDCDRFLEIWNLVFMQYNQDEGGTKAPLPRPSIDTGMGLERLAGVVQGVKSNYDTDLFRPILAGISRLCGVAPGKSPALDAAMRVVADHARATAFLIADGIMPSNEGRGYVLRRIMRRALRHGKKLGFDGPFLHKVAGTVVGEFSSAYPELAASASFIDTVAFQEERRFLETLDAGLRLVEEEFSRMASGGAKVFPGDAAFRLYDTYGFPVDLTADLCRERGVALDAAGFESEMAKQRAQSRTSWKGGEVGAADAVAAELSRSGASVSFVGYDRRIAECRVVAIFLAGVRVASADRGEEVDIVTDATPFYGESGGQAGDTGRISGDGFALEVTDTRRPSAELIVHRARVVEGTVREGQEASLAVDEAKRRSAEGNHTATHLLQAALRKTLGTHIRQAGSYVGPDKLRFDFTHYEGLSPEALAAVEEEVNRAVFSAAPVSWEHLPYEEAVAAGAMAFFGEKYADIVRMVTVQGVSRELCGGTHVRNTAEIGLFRVLSEGALAAGVRRIEAVTGLPAWRLMREEAETLHGVARELKVAGAEVPDRVRKLAAQIKALEKSLQDARRRSSRDLVGEILASAVLRDGVRRVAAEVEPMDPASLRELADAVKGKLGSGLLLLGTREGDRCHLVAGVTSDLTAKFSASDIVKKAAAHVGGGGGGRKDMAQAGGSVLDGLPKAFESLSEW, encoded by the coding sequence ATGGCCAAGACGGGTGCGCAGCTTCGCTCCGCCTTCCTCGCCTATTTCGAGCGCAACGGACACAAGGTGCTCCCCAGCTCCTCGCTCGTTCCCGCGAACGACCCCACGCTCCTGTTCACCAACTCGGGTATGGTCCAGTTCAAGGAATATTTCCTGGGACTTTCGTCCGCCGACTGGAAGCGGGCGGCGACCTCCCAGCGGTGCCTCCGCGTAAGCGGGAAGCACAACGACCTCGAGAACGTCGGCTACACGGCCCGGCACCACACGCTCTTCGAGATGCTCGGGAACTTCTCGTTCGGGGACTACTTCAAGAAGGACGCGATCTTCTACGGGTGGGACTTCCTCACCCGCGAGGTCGGTCTCGACGGCGGGCGGATGACCGTGTCGGTCTTCCGGGAGGACGACGAGGCGTACGACCTGTGGCACAAGACGATGGGGATCCCGGCCTCCCGGATCGTGCGGTTCGACGAGAAGGACAACTTCTGGGCGATGGGGCCCACGGGGCCGTGCGGCCCGTGCTCCGAGATCCTCTACGACCAGGGGGAAGGGGTCGGCTGCGGGAAACCCGGCTGCGCCGTGGGGTGCGACTGCGACCGTTTCCTCGAGATCTGGAACCTCGTCTTCATGCAGTACAACCAGGACGAGGGCGGAACGAAGGCGCCGCTGCCCAGGCCGAGCATCGACACCGGGATGGGACTGGAGCGGCTCGCGGGCGTGGTGCAGGGCGTCAAGAGCAACTACGACACGGACCTGTTCCGGCCGATCCTCGCGGGGATCTCCCGTCTCTGCGGCGTGGCTCCGGGGAAGTCGCCCGCCCTGGACGCGGCCATGCGGGTCGTCGCCGACCACGCGCGGGCCACCGCGTTCCTGATCGCGGACGGGATCATGCCGTCCAACGAGGGGCGGGGGTACGTCCTGCGCCGGATCATGCGGCGAGCGCTGCGGCACGGGAAGAAGCTGGGGTTCGACGGACCGTTCCTGCACAAGGTGGCGGGGACGGTGGTGGGGGAGTTCTCGTCCGCGTACCCGGAGCTCGCCGCCAGCGCCTCGTTCATCGACACGGTGGCGTTCCAGGAGGAGCGCCGGTTCCTCGAGACGCTCGACGCGGGGCTGCGGCTGGTCGAGGAGGAGTTCTCCCGGATGGCGTCCGGCGGCGCGAAGGTCTTCCCCGGCGACGCCGCGTTCCGGTTGTACGACACGTACGGGTTCCCGGTGGACCTCACCGCCGACCTGTGCCGGGAACGGGGGGTCGCGCTCGACGCGGCCGGGTTCGAGTCCGAGATGGCGAAGCAGCGGGCGCAGTCGCGGACGTCCTGGAAGGGCGGGGAGGTCGGCGCGGCGGACGCCGTGGCGGCGGAGCTGTCGCGCTCCGGGGCCTCCGTCTCCTTCGTCGGATACGATCGGCGGATCGCGGAATGCCGCGTCGTCGCGATCTTCCTCGCGGGGGTCCGCGTGGCGTCGGCCGACCGCGGCGAGGAGGTCGACATCGTGACCGACGCGACCCCCTTCTACGGGGAGTCCGGCGGGCAGGCGGGGGACACGGGGAGGATCTCGGGCGACGGTTTCGCGCTGGAAGTCACCGACACCCGCCGCCCCTCCGCCGAGCTCATCGTCCACCGGGCGCGGGTCGTCGAAGGGACGGTCCGGGAAGGGCAGGAGGCGTCCCTGGCCGTCGACGAGGCGAAGCGGCGTTCCGCGGAGGGGAACCACACCGCGACGCACCTGCTGCAGGCCGCGCTGCGAAAGACGCTGGGGACCCACATCCGGCAGGCCGGGTCGTACGTTGGCCCCGACAAGCTCCGGTTCGACTTCACCCACTACGAGGGGCTCTCGCCCGAGGCGCTCGCCGCGGTCGAGGAAGAAGTGAACCGGGCGGTATTTTCCGCCGCCCCCGTCTCCTGGGAACATCTTCCGTACGAGGAAGCGGTGGCCGCGGGAGCGATGGCCTTCTTCGGAGAGAAGTACGCGGACATCGTCCGGATGGTGACGGTCCAGGGGGTGAGCCGGGAACTGTGCGGCGGGACCCACGTCCGCAACACGGCCGAGATCGGCCTGTTCCGCGTCCTCTCCGAGGGGGCGCTGGCCGCCGGGGTCCGGCGGATCGAGGCGGTCACCGGCCTTCCCGCGTGGCGACTGATGCGGGAGGAGGCGGAGACGCTCCACGGCGTCGCCCGGGAGCTGAAGGTCGCGGGGGCGGAAGTCCCGGACCGTGTCCGGAAGCTCGCCGCGCAGATCAAGGCGCTGGAGAAGTCGCTCCAGGATGCGCGAAGGCGTTCCTCGCGCGACCTGGTGGGAGAGATCCTCGCGTCCGCCGTCCTTCGGGACGGCGTCCGCCGCGTGGCCGCGGAGGTGGAGCCGATGGACCCGGCCTCGCTGCGCGAGCTTGCGGACGCGGTCAAGGGGAAGCTGGGGAGCGGCCTGCTCCTGCTGGGGACCCGGGAGGGGGACCGGTGCCACCTCGTGGCCGGCGTGACGTCCGACCTGACCGCGAAGTTCTCCGCATCCGACATCGTGAAGAAGGCCGCGGCCCACGTCGGGGGCGGCGGGGGAGGGAGAAAGGACATGGCGCAGGCGGGCGGCTCCGTCCTCGACGGGCTCCCGAAGGCGTTCGAGTCGCTGTCGGAGTGGTAA
- a CDS encoding RecX family transcriptional regulator — translation MLARRPLSSGEVAMRLLGKGCAEADVPPVLERLRDLRLLDDPALCMQLARSYQEGRRYGPAKIARALAARRFPRELVAETLREVSTDEAVAESAALALRKKFRRGVPPGREGAAKAYRFLAGRGFPPHACRRAVGLRWVENSEGDD, via the coding sequence ATGCTCGCGCGGCGCCCCCTGAGCTCCGGGGAGGTGGCGATGCGCCTCCTCGGCAAGGGGTGCGCCGAGGCCGATGTTCCCCCGGTGCTCGAACGGCTGCGCGACCTTCGCCTGCTCGACGACCCGGCCCTCTGCATGCAGCTGGCCCGGAGCTACCAGGAGGGGCGCCGTTACGGCCCCGCGAAGATCGCCCGCGCGCTCGCGGCCCGGCGGTTCCCGCGGGAGCTCGTCGCGGAGACGCTTCGGGAGGTGTCCACCGACGAGGCGGTGGCCGAGTCGGCGGCGCTCGCGCTGCGGAAGAAGTTCCGCCGGGGCGTCCCCCCGGGGCGAGAGGGGGCCGCGAAGGCGTACCGGTTCCTGGCGGGGCGGGGGTTCCCCCCGCACGCCTGCAGGCGCGCCGTCGGCCTGCGTTGGGTCGAAAACTCCGAAGGAGACGATTAA
- a CDS encoding type IV pilus twitching motility protein PilT, which yields MELNEILRAAAKHGASDVHLKVGLPPIFRINGKLVPLKVPEPLRQEDLTAMTAVIFREDQKSRFERHHELDCAYSVQGLGRFRVNVFQQRGTIGLVLRLVPVGVRTFEDLHLPKVLEEIALEERGLVLCAGTTGCGKSTTLAAMVQFINTRRSCHIMTIEDPIEFLLRDNKSIINQRELGVDTSSFADALKSALRQDPDVILVGEMRDLETIETAITAAETGHLVLSTLHTLDAGETINRIVAAFPPFQQKQIRLQLASVLKAVVSQRLVPRADGAGRVPAAEVLLNTARVREYVEDKDKTRKIREAIQQGFVSYGMQTFDQSLMVLLKENLITLDEALRQATNADDFALRVRGVSSTSDLTWDDFDKAGPPKEP from the coding sequence TTGGAGCTGAACGAAATCCTCCGGGCCGCGGCCAAGCACGGCGCCTCGGACGTGCACCTCAAGGTGGGGCTTCCCCCCATCTTCCGGATCAACGGCAAGCTGGTCCCGCTCAAGGTCCCCGAGCCGCTGCGGCAGGAGGACCTGACGGCGATGACCGCCGTCATCTTCCGGGAGGACCAGAAAAGCCGGTTCGAGCGGCACCACGAGCTCGACTGCGCCTACAGCGTCCAGGGGCTGGGGCGGTTCCGGGTGAACGTCTTCCAGCAGCGGGGGACCATCGGCCTCGTGCTGCGCCTGGTCCCGGTCGGGGTGCGGACCTTCGAGGACCTGCACCTCCCGAAGGTGCTCGAGGAGATCGCCCTGGAGGAACGGGGGCTCGTCCTCTGCGCGGGGACCACCGGGTGCGGCAAGTCCACCACGCTCGCGGCGATGGTCCAGTTCATCAACACGCGGCGCAGCTGCCACATCATGACCATCGAGGACCCGATCGAGTTCCTTCTCCGCGACAACAAGAGCATCATCAACCAGCGGGAGCTGGGGGTCGACACCTCGTCGTTCGCCGACGCGCTGAAAAGCGCCCTCCGGCAGGACCCCGACGTGATCCTGGTCGGCGAGATGCGGGACCTGGAGACGATCGAGACCGCCATCACGGCGGCGGAGACCGGGCACCTGGTCCTTTCGACGCTGCACACGCTGGACGCGGGAGAGACGATCAACCGGATCGTCGCCGCGTTCCCTCCGTTCCAGCAGAAGCAGATCCGGCTGCAGCTCGCCTCGGTCCTGAAGGCCGTCGTGTCGCAGCGGCTGGTTCCGCGAGCGGACGGGGCCGGGCGCGTTCCCGCCGCGGAGGTCCTGCTGAACACCGCCCGCGTCCGGGAATACGTAGAGGACAAGGACAAGACCCGGAAGATCCGCGAAGCGATCCAGCAGGGGTTCGTCAGCTACGGGATGCAGACCTTCGACCAGTCCCTCATGGTGCTCCTCAAGGAGAACCTCATCACGCTCGACGAGGCGCTGCGCCAGGCCACCAACGCGGACGACTTCGCCCTCCGGGTCCGCGGCGTCTCGTCCACATCGGACCTGACCTGGGACGACTTTGACAAGGCCGGTCCCCCGAAGGAGCCGTAA
- the recA gene encoding recombinase RecA, which yields MSQDANRRKALDMAVAAIEKNYGKGAIMRLGSDLPARDVAVISTGAISLDAALGIGGIPRGRVTEIFGPESSGKTTLALHIIAEAQKQGGIAGFVDAEHALDLAYARKLGISTEDLLISQPDTGEQALEIAEMLVRSGALDVLVVDSVAALVPKAEIEGEMGDAHMGLQARLMSQALRKLTGTISKSQTSVIFINQIRQKIGVMFGNPETTTGGNALKFYASVRMDIRRISQIKKDDDVIGGRTRVKVVKNKLAPPFREAEFDILYGEGISREGDILDLGVELDIVEKSGAWYSVGGERIGQGRENARIFLKEHPEMAGDLGRRILAKRGIGESGKPVTEGA from the coding sequence ATGAGCCAGGACGCGAACCGCCGCAAGGCCCTCGACATGGCCGTCGCGGCGATCGAGAAGAATTACGGCAAGGGCGCCATCATGCGGCTGGGATCGGATCTCCCCGCCCGGGACGTCGCGGTCATCTCCACCGGAGCGATCTCGCTGGACGCGGCGCTGGGGATCGGAGGGATCCCCCGCGGACGGGTCACCGAGATCTTCGGCCCGGAGTCGTCGGGGAAGACCACGCTGGCGCTCCACATCATCGCCGAGGCGCAGAAGCAGGGAGGAATCGCGGGATTCGTCGACGCGGAGCACGCGCTCGACCTGGCGTACGCGAGGAAGCTCGGGATCTCCACGGAGGACCTCCTCATCTCGCAGCCGGACACGGGGGAGCAGGCGCTGGAGATCGCGGAGATGCTCGTCCGCAGCGGGGCGCTCGACGTGCTGGTGGTCGACTCCGTGGCGGCGCTGGTCCCCAAGGCGGAGATCGAGGGGGAGATGGGGGACGCCCACATGGGGCTGCAGGCGCGGCTGATGTCCCAGGCGCTCCGCAAACTCACAGGGACGATCAGCAAGTCCCAGACGTCGGTGATCTTCATCAACCAGATCCGCCAGAAGATCGGGGTGATGTTCGGGAATCCCGAGACGACCACCGGCGGGAACGCCCTGAAGTTCTACGCCTCCGTGCGGATGGACATCCGCCGGATCTCCCAGATCAAGAAGGACGACGACGTCATCGGGGGGCGGACGCGGGTCAAGGTGGTGAAGAACAAGCTCGCCCCGCCGTTCCGCGAGGCGGAGTTCGACATCCTCTACGGGGAGGGGATCTCCCGCGAGGGGGACATCCTCGACCTGGGGGTGGAGCTCGATATCGTGGAGAAAAGCGGCGCGTGGTACTCTGTCGGCGGGGAGCGGATCGGGCAGGGGAGGGAGAACGCGCGGATCTTCCTCAAGGAGCACCCGGAGATGGCCGGCGACCTGGGGAGAAGGATCCTCGCGAAGCGGGGAATCGGGGAGTCCGGGAAACCCGTGACGGAAGGAGCGTGA
- the thpR gene encoding RNA 2',3'-cyclic phosphodiesterase: MRLFVGIGLPAGVRDAVGDAVDGLRGGHAPVSWVPRENLHVTLKFLGERAPAAIPALEGPLAFVAGAVPPFSLVAEGGGAFPGTRNPRVFWAGFREPLELVGELQQNMENALSGAGFPREDRPFHPHITVGRARGALPPAWGERFVRAFAGRGFGVVPVTSFRLFESRLSPAGASYAVVREFPLRGSH, translated from the coding sequence GTGAGGCTGTTCGTCGGGATCGGGCTGCCCGCCGGGGTGCGGGATGCGGTGGGCGACGCGGTGGACGGGTTGCGCGGGGGCCACGCCCCGGTGTCCTGGGTGCCCAGGGAGAATCTGCACGTAACGCTGAAATTCCTGGGCGAACGGGCGCCCGCGGCGATTCCCGCCCTGGAGGGCCCGCTTGCCTTCGTCGCCGGCGCGGTCCCCCCGTTTTCGCTGGTCGCCGAAGGGGGAGGGGCGTTTCCGGGGACGAGGAATCCCCGCGTGTTCTGGGCCGGTTTCCGTGAACCGCTTGAATTGGTCGGGGAGTTGCAACAGAATATGGAGAACGCGCTTTCGGGGGCCGGGTTCCCCCGGGAGGATCGTCCGTTCCACCCGCACATCACGGTCGGGCGCGCCCGCGGAGCGCTACCTCCCGCGTGGGGCGAACGGTTCGTCCGGGCGTTCGCCGGACGAGGGTTCGGCGTCGTGCCCGTGACCTCGTTCCGGCTGTTCGAAAGCCGCCTCTCCCCGGCGGGCGCTTCATACGCCGTCGTCCGCGAATTTCCCCTCCGGGGGAGCCACTAA
- a CDS encoding nicotinamide-nucleotide amidohydrolase family protein, translating into MLLASGRSVAVAESCTGGLLAGAITGIPGASEYFLGGIVAYHDGSKTSLLGVPAKTLLAKGAVSRETALAMAEGALRRFGSDIAVAVTGVAGPGGGTRAKPVGTVWIAVASRGGGRFSHRHRFPGDRAEVRRATVRAALAAVARALEGAG; encoded by the coding sequence ATGCTCCTCGCATCGGGGAGGAGCGTGGCGGTCGCCGAGTCGTGCACGGGGGGTCTCCTCGCGGGGGCGATCACCGGGATTCCCGGCGCATCGGAATATTTCCTCGGGGGGATCGTCGCGTATCACGACGGCTCGAAGACCTCCCTGCTGGGAGTTCCCGCGAAAACGCTCCTCGCGAAGGGGGCGGTCAGCCGCGAGACGGCGCTGGCGATGGCGGAAGGAGCGCTCCGGCGGTTCGGGTCGGACATCGCCGTCGCCGTGACCGGGGTGGCGGGTCCCGGCGGCGGCACCCGCGCCAAGCCGGTCGGCACGGTGTGGATCGCGGTGGCCTCCCGCGGGGGGGGCCGCTTTTCGCACCGGCACCGGTTCCCTGGGGACCGGGCCGAGGTCCGCCGGGCGACCGTACGGGCGGCGCTGGCCGCGGTCGCCCGCGCACTGGAGGGCGCGGGGTGA
- a CDS encoding phosphatidylglycerophosphatase A: MRRGLRATATGFGAGYSPVAPGTAGTLVCLPLWYWTGGWGAAHFLLLAAVLLVSIPAAREEIAVAGRPDPPSVVIDEIAGMLLAATGIPWEWRHALLLFLLFRAFDVFKFGPAAWFDAREGPAYVVADDLAAGVYAAAAYRGILWLAG; this comes from the coding sequence GTGCGCCGGGGATTGCGCGCGACCGCCACCGGCTTCGGTGCCGGGTATTCCCCGGTCGCGCCGGGGACCGCCGGGACTCTCGTCTGCCTCCCACTCTGGTACTGGACCGGAGGGTGGGGTGCGGCGCACTTCCTCCTGCTCGCCGCCGTTCTCCTGGTGTCGATTCCCGCCGCTCGGGAGGAGATCGCGGTCGCGGGGCGGCCGGACCCGCCTTCGGTGGTGATCGACGAGATCGCGGGAATGCTTCTCGCCGCCACCGGGATCCCGTGGGAGTGGCGTCACGCGCTGCTGCTCTTCCTGCTGTTCCGGGCCTTCGACGTGTTCAAGTTCGGTCCGGCGGCGTGGTTCGACGCGAGGGAGGGGCCGGCGTACGTCGTGGCGGACGACCTGGCCGCCGGGGTGTACGCGGCGGCCGCGTACCGGGGGATCCTGTGGCTGGCCGGGTGA